The DNA region GAAGCCGGGCGATGCCGTGCCGCTCGTCCTCGACCCCGGCAAGATCCACCTCTTCCACGCCGGCACCGGCCTCGCGATCCGCGAGCCGGCGCCGGCGTGAAGGAAAGAGCAAGACGAAACGTCTGGAGGAGGAAACGCCCATGTTCTGCCGCAAGACCCTGACGGCCCTCGCGACGGTGGTGAGCCTCGGTGCCGCGATTCGCCCCGCCGGCGCCGAGGAGGTGACGCTGCGCATGGCGGTGCCGGACTGGCCGCCGACGCGCATCATGAAGGACCTGTTCGACAAGCAGTACAAGGCGCCGTCGGGCAACACGGTGAAGCTCGACGTCGACTTCATCCCCTGGCCGGACTATTACACCCGCCTCAACGCCTCGCTCACCTCGGGCGAGAAGAAATACAACATGGCGGTGTCGGACAGCCAATGGCTCGGCGCCTTCATCGAGGGCGGCTACTACCTCAAGATCAACAAGTTCGTCGACGCCGATCCCGGCCTGCAGGCTGTGTTCAAGGACCTGCACCCGGCGGTCAAGGCTTCCTATTCGACCTATCCCTACAAGTCCGACAATCTCTACGGCTTCCCGCAGATGCCGGACCTGGTGGTCGCCTATTACCGCAAGGACATCCTCTGCGACGAGACGGAGCAGAAGGCCTTCCAGGCCAAGTACAACGAGAAGTTGCCCTGCACGCCGGAAGAGATGGACGCCATCGACTGGGATATGTTCGGCAAGATCGGCGAGTTCTTCCAGCGCAAGAAGGGCGACATGCTGGCCGGCAAGCCGGCCGATGACGACTTCTACGGCGTGGAGTTCCAGGTCGGCAAGGGCTACGACTTCTTCACCACCTCGGTCTACGAGTTCCTGTGGCAGCACGGCGGCGACATCTGGGACGAGACCAAGCAGCCCGACGCCCATGCGCTGGGCGTGGTCAACTCGCCGGTGGCGGTGAAGGCCTTCGAGCACCTGCTCTCCTTCGTCAAGTACATGCCGCCCGAGGCCAAGACCGGCAATCTCGACATCTTCAAGACCGACGAGCTGTTCCGCGCCGGCAAGGTGGCGGTCAACCTGGAATGGATCGGCTTTGCCGAAAGCTCGATCAATCCGCAGACCTCGAAGGTGGCGGACAAGATCGCCTTCGCCCAGCTCCCGGGCCTCAAGACCGACAAGGGGCTGGTGAAATGGTCGGTGATCGGCGGCCAGCCCTTCGTGCTGATGACCTGGAACACCGACCTGCAGACCAAGGAGGCGCTCGACTTCTGCAAGTGGTGGCTGTCGAAGGACACGCAGATCGCCTACGCCAAGGCCGGCGGCCAGAGCGCCCTGAAATCGGTCTACACCGATCCGTCCTATCTGACCTTCCGCCCCTGGAACCGCACCTGGGCGGCCAGCCTCGACTGGCAGAAGGACTTCTG from Labrys wisconsinensis includes:
- a CDS encoding ABC transporter substrate-binding protein codes for the protein MFCRKTLTALATVVSLGAAIRPAGAEEVTLRMAVPDWPPTRIMKDLFDKQYKAPSGNTVKLDVDFIPWPDYYTRLNASLTSGEKKYNMAVSDSQWLGAFIEGGYYLKINKFVDADPGLQAVFKDLHPAVKASYSTYPYKSDNLYGFPQMPDLVVAYYRKDILCDETEQKAFQAKYNEKLPCTPEEMDAIDWDMFGKIGEFFQRKKGDMLAGKPADDDFYGVEFQVGKGYDFFTTSVYEFLWQHGGDIWDETKQPDAHALGVVNSPVAVKAFEHLLSFVKYMPPEAKTGNLDIFKTDELFRAGKVAVNLEWIGFAESSINPQTSKVADKIAFAQLPGLKTDKGLVKWSVIGGQPFVLMTWNTDLQTKEALDFCKWWLSKDTQIAYAKAGGQSALKSVYTDPSYLTFRPWNRTWAASLDWQKDFWHIPEFFELLTQQQEEYTKAITGQQDAQQTLDNIANFQEKTLKDADRIK